A genomic segment from Gopherus evgoodei ecotype Sinaloan lineage chromosome 6, rGopEvg1_v1.p, whole genome shotgun sequence encodes:
- the CER1 gene encoding cerberus: protein MFLLLLPLLVISGLGATGQGRELQRNKRRIQHLFYQDKDLLEREGPGKLLVQDPIDYEEILEEPSLFVAAPKLATESRKQGEKKSSRFILPYVELDMHRDLGSWTAPKETSHSESMRHFLPSDSVNKKEAEPPYRKDAKKFWDHFMFKKNSASEEVVLPIKTNEMYQETCRTLPFSQSIVHENCEKVVVQNNLCFGKCSSFHIPGPEDRLYTFCSHCLPTKFIMKRLELNCTRSVAVVKVVMIVEDCKCEIQKIKDSDIGPLHSDLHSNVYEHN from the exons atgtttctgctgctgcttcctctgcTCGTGATCTCAGGTCTTGGAGCAACAGGACAAGGCAGAGAGCTGCAAAGGAACAAGAGAAGAATTCAGCACCTTTTCTACCAAGATAAAGATTTGCTTGAAAGAGAGGGCCCTGGCAAGTTGCTGGTGCAAGATCCCATAGACTATGAAGAAATCCTAGAAGAACCAAGTTTATTTGTAGCAGCCCCAAAGCTGGCAACAGAGAGCAGgaagcaaggagaaaaaaaatcatccagaTTTATCCTTCCATATGTAGAGCTTGATATGCACCGAGATCTGGGAAGCTGGACTGCACCAAAAGAGACCTCCCATTCTGAAAGCATGAGGCACTTCCTACCTTCAGACTCAGTCAACAAGAAGGAAGCTGAGCCCCCCTACAGGAAAGATGCTAAAAAATTCTGGGACcatttcatgtttaaaaaaaattcagcttctgAGGAGGTTGTTCTGCCAATCAAGACCAATGAGATGTACCAGGAGACCTGCAGGACGCTGCCTTTTTCCCAG AGTATTGTGCATGAGAACTGTGAAAAGGTGGTGGTGCAGAACAACTTGTGCTTTGGGAAGTGTAGTTCCTTTCACATTCCTGGCCCAGAAGATCGTCTTTACACCTTTTGTTCCCACTGCTTGCCTACCAAGTTCATCATGAAACGCTTGGAACTGAACTGCACCAGGTCTGTTGCCGTTGTTAAGGTGGTCATGATTGTGGAGGATTGCAAGTGTGAGATTCAGAAGATTAAAGATTCTGATATAGGACCCCTACATTCAGACTTGCATTCAAATGTATATGAGCACAATTAA